A stretch of Spirosoma oryzicola DNA encodes these proteins:
- the rho gene encoding transcription termination factor Rho produces MFKKEELDKKLLSELQPIAEQFGIRNIAKYTKEKLVYEIIKQQSERPGPEGTEETAPAEEAPRRGRRTKAATTPVETPKTDQPETAPTAETPASTRTRQRVRRDVDAADIPAPTPEDGMTAAVDTTAIETTPGTFPTDTQPLDQSPESIPAEAAAPVTTDAEPTEQPVRNQNENGRDRNNGNPAARSTEPGQRNDRNNGANGRSDLNRQRNQRPDGAPSGQGQRDTGNRPRLDSQRDAGTTERNPRETATPDRGSRDAATPERGQRDNNSNRRDFNQRDNGSNDRGNRDQRARNQRVVADETALNFNGHTEDEFLTPTVVSDDNIANMQPTAASEATVTETAPQSPETAVEAQQPGQPQTQQQQPQVQAASREAQEYQNRIRRQYNQHIREFDGIIDNEGVLEIMQDGGYGFLRSADYNYLASPDDIYVSPSQIKLFGLKTGDTVRGAIRPPKEGEKYFALLRVSTVNGKTTEEIRDRIPFEYLTPLFPDEQLHLSNRPENYSSRVLDLFAPIGKGQRGMIVAQPKTGKTVLLKEIANAITKNHPEVYLIVLLIDERPEEVTDMARSVNAEVISSTFDEQADRHVKVSSMVLEKAKRMVECGHDVVILLDSITRLARAYNTVVPSSGKILSGGVDANALHRPKRFFGAARNVENGGSLTIIATALIDTGSKMDEVIFEEFKGTGNMELQLDRKLANKRVYPAVDVLASGTRREDLLLDKETLQRVWILRKHMADMNPMETMDFLLERMKGTRTNEEFLISMNR; encoded by the coding sequence ATGTTTAAGAAAGAAGAATTAGATAAGAAGCTTCTCTCGGAGCTTCAGCCCATTGCCGAGCAGTTTGGCATTCGTAACATTGCCAAATACACCAAAGAGAAACTCGTTTACGAAATTATAAAACAACAGTCGGAACGCCCAGGCCCGGAAGGAACTGAAGAAACGGCTCCGGCTGAAGAAGCACCACGGCGCGGTCGGCGGACAAAAGCCGCCACGACGCCCGTAGAGACACCAAAAACCGATCAGCCGGAAACGGCTCCTACTGCTGAGACACCAGCCAGCACACGCACTCGCCAGCGCGTACGGCGCGATGTTGATGCCGCTGACATTCCAGCGCCAACGCCCGAAGATGGCATGACGGCAGCGGTTGATACAACGGCTATCGAGACGACACCAGGAACATTTCCGACTGATACACAGCCCTTAGACCAGTCGCCGGAAAGCATTCCTGCCGAGGCAGCGGCTCCGGTAACTACGGACGCCGAGCCAACGGAACAACCCGTTCGTAACCAGAACGAAAACGGACGTGACCGCAACAACGGTAACCCAGCAGCACGCTCAACGGAACCAGGCCAGCGAAACGATCGAAATAACGGTGCAAATGGCCGCTCTGACCTCAACCGGCAACGGAATCAACGGCCCGATGGAGCGCCATCCGGTCAAGGTCAGCGGGACACGGGCAACCGCCCACGTCTAGACAGTCAACGGGATGCCGGAACGACCGAGCGGAACCCACGCGAAACAGCAACCCCGGATCGTGGCTCGCGAGACGCAGCAACACCAGAGCGCGGACAACGCGATAACAATTCAAACCGGCGGGATTTCAACCAGCGCGACAACGGATCAAACGATCGCGGCAATCGTGACCAACGCGCTCGCAATCAACGGGTAGTAGCTGACGAAACAGCCTTGAATTTCAACGGCCACACGGAGGATGAATTCTTGACGCCAACGGTTGTCTCGGACGATAACATCGCAAACATGCAACCCACGGCTGCATCGGAAGCAACCGTTACGGAAACAGCCCCACAATCGCCCGAAACGGCGGTCGAAGCGCAACAACCCGGTCAGCCTCAGACGCAACAGCAGCAACCTCAGGTTCAGGCGGCTTCGCGGGAAGCCCAGGAATACCAGAACCGGATTCGTCGCCAGTACAATCAGCACATCCGGGAATTCGACGGTATCATTGATAACGAAGGAGTTCTGGAAATCATGCAGGATGGTGGCTACGGGTTCCTGCGTTCAGCCGATTATAACTACCTGGCTAGCCCCGATGATATTTACGTATCCCCTTCGCAGATTAAGCTGTTTGGCCTGAAAACAGGCGATACCGTTCGCGGAGCAATTCGTCCACCGAAAGAAGGCGAAAAATACTTTGCGTTGCTTCGGGTATCGACCGTAAATGGTAAAACAACCGAGGAAATCCGCGACCGGATCCCGTTCGAATACCTAACTCCTTTATTCCCGGACGAACAGCTCCATCTGAGCAACCGCCCTGAAAACTACTCATCGCGCGTACTCGATTTGTTTGCGCCTATTGGTAAAGGACAGCGCGGTATGATAGTGGCACAGCCTAAAACGGGTAAAACGGTGCTGCTCAAAGAGATTGCGAACGCCATCACGAAGAACCACCCGGAGGTGTATCTGATCGTGCTGCTGATCGACGAACGTCCCGAAGAGGTAACCGACATGGCGCGTAGCGTCAACGCAGAAGTTATTTCGTCGACGTTTGATGAGCAGGCGGATCGGCACGTTAAAGTATCGAGCATGGTACTTGAGAAAGCTAAACGCATGGTTGAATGTGGTCATGACGTAGTTATTCTGCTCGATTCCATCACTCGTCTGGCTCGTGCGTATAACACAGTCGTTCCTTCCTCGGGTAAAATCCTGTCCGGTGGTGTTGACGCCAACGCACTGCACCGTCCGAAACGCTTCTTTGGAGCGGCCCGTAACGTAGAAAATGGGGGTTCGCTAACGATTATCGCGACAGCGCTCATTGATACGGGCTCGAAGATGGACGAAGTAATTTTCGAGGAATTTAAGGGCACGGGTAACATGGAACTCCAGCTCGACCGCAAGCTTGCCAACAAGCGCGTTTACCCAGCGGTTGACGTACTGGCGTCGGGTACCCGCCGGGAGGATCTTCTGCTGGACAAAGAAACGCTACAGCGCGTCTGGATTCTGCGTAAACACATGGCCGACATGAACCCAATGGAAACAATGGACTTCCTGCTCGAGCGGATGAAAGGCACGCGCACCAACGAAGAATTCCTTATCTCGATGAACCGGTAA